A window from Fragaria vesca subsp. vesca linkage group LG5, FraVesHawaii_1.0, whole genome shotgun sequence encodes these proteins:
- the LOC101308093 gene encoding uncharacterized protein LOC101308093 isoform 1, producing MVICGYLSDAVGVGLYASLRANLVILSKLSGQSQKLDPCVADNSAYDVINLVEQVQGNLSSQTPTQVSTSTPANTPIQANVTSRTQTQGMCGGRAGKGGAL from the exons ATGGTGATATGTGGCTATCTCTCAGATGCAGTAGGAGTTG GTTTATATGCATCACTGAGGGCTAATTTGGTCATTTTATCCAAACTCTCGGGACAAAGTCAGAAATTGGACCCTTGTGTCGCGGACAACTCAGCGTATGACGTCATA AATTTGGTTGAACAAGTTCAAGGTAATCTCTCCTCACAGACACCAACTCAAGTGAGCACGTCAACACCAGCCAACACACCAATTCAAGCAAATGTGACTTCAAGAACACAAACTCAA GGTATGTGTGGAGGTAGAGCTGGCAAAGGAGGTGCGCTATGA
- the LOC101307795 gene encoding uncharacterized transporter sll0355-like: protein MAWLSSTSVSGCGCHYNPGTVRRPRCLVNDIRKRNSSSSWTALSYSNCLALFQYNHIRKPIHFGANCTASGGNETTELKDSSDMVDCVGTGQDVECVVTAQGEEDRGLELELVEQLQEWAVLVSPFFFWGTAMVAMKGILPKTGPFFISAFRLIPAGFLLIAFAAYRGRPFPSGLTAWLSIALFGLVDAACFQGFLAQGLQRTSAGLGSVIIDSQPLTVAVLAALFFGESIGFLGAAGLVLGVIGLLLLEAPSLAFDGSNFSLWQNGEWWMLLSAQSMAVGTVMVRWVSKYSDPIMATGWHMVIGGLPLVIISILNHDNAVSGSLVEFTANDTLALLYTSIFGSAISYGIYFYSATKGSLTKLSSLTFLTPMFASIFGFLYLGETFSPLQLGGAMITIVAIYLVNYRTIVK from the exons ATGGCGTGGTTATCCTCAACCTCAGTTTCTGGTTGCGGCTGTCATTACAACCCTGGGACTGTTAGGCGGCCGCGCTGTTTGGTTAATGATATCAGGAAAAGAAACAGTAGTAGCTCATGGACAGCGCTATCATATTCTAATTGCCTTGCTCTTTTTCAATACAATCATATTCGCAAGCCCATTCATTTCGGTGCCAATTGCACAGCCAGTGGTGGTAATGAGACCACAGAGCTCAAAGATTCGTCTGACATGGTTGACTGCGTGGGAACAGGGCAAGACGTAGAGTGCGTGGTGACAGCCCAAGGAGAAGAAGATCGTGGACTGGAACTGGAATTAGTAGAACAATTGCAAGAATGGGCAGTGCTGGTCTCTCCCTTCTTCTTTTGGGGTACGGCTATGGTGGCCATGAAGGGCATTCTGCCAAAGACCGGCCCTTTCTTCATCTCAGCCTTCCGTCTGATTCCTGCTGGCTTCCTCCTCATCGCCTTCGCTGCCTACAGAGGCCGCCCCTTTCCTTCTGGCCTCACCGCTTGGCTTTCTATTGCGCTCTTCGGCCTCGTTGATGCTGCTTGTTTCCAAGGATTTCTTGCTCAAGGTTTGCAGAGGACGTCTGCTGGTCTGGGCAGC GTCATAATTGATTCACAACCTTTGACAGTCGCTGTACTTGCGGCCTTGTTCTTTGGTGAGTCCATTGGCTTCCTTGGAGCTGCAGGGCTTGTTCTTGGTGTCATTGGACTTTTACTTCTTGAG GCACCTTCACTTGCTTTTGATGGAAGTAACTTTTCATTGTGGCAAAATGGGGAGTGGTGGATGCTTCTCTCTGCTCAGAGCATGGCAGTTGGTACAGTCATGGTGCGTTGGGTTTCCAAGTACTCTGATCCTATTATGGCGACTGGATGG CATATGGTTATTGGCGGCCTGCCTCTTGTTATAATATCCATTCTTAATCATGACAATGCTGTCAGTGGGAGTCTCGTGGAGTTCACTGCAAATGATACATTGGCTCTCCTTTATACATCCATTTTTGGAAGTGCCATCAGCTATGGTATATACTTCTACAGTGCAACAAAAG GTAGCCTGACAAAACTCAGCTCCCTCACCTTTCTAACCCCAATGTTTGCTTCGATATTTGG GTTTCTATATCTTGGTGAGACCTTCTCACCCTTGCAACTGGGTGGAGCCATGATTACTATTGTTGCAATATACTTGGTTAACTACAGAACTATTGTTAAATGA